In the genome of Halapricum salinum, one region contains:
- a CDS encoding phosphoribosylamine--glycine ligase — protein MTANFLFVSADAALITDIAWQVHQEGHDVQYYVEAESDREIGDGFVPKTDDWEAEVAWADVIVFDDIWIGDEIGTGELAQELREQGKAVVGGTPNTDRLEEDRGYAMEILEEHGVNTIDHQVFRDFDDGVEFVQQNPAPYVIKPLGEVQNVKRLLYVGNEDDGSDVIDVLQAYKKAWGHRMKGFQLQRKVEGVEVAICGFFNGKEFVDQVNLNFEHKKLFPGNIGPSTGEMGTSMFWTNHNRLFQETLGKLEDWLAEEGYVGSIDLNCIVNGTGIYPLEFTPRFGYPTLSIQEEGFETPTGEFFLDLANGRDPGLAVHRGYQIGIRIVLPPFPFDDEQTYDENSRNAAVVFETDSREGVHIEDCKNVDGQWRAAGESGMPLVVTGKGETMQEARERCYARVDDIVMPNLYYRDDIGERWIEGDGDRLLAWGYLGP, from the coding sequence ATGACCGCGAACTTTCTGTTCGTCTCGGCCGACGCCGCCCTGATCACCGACATCGCGTGGCAGGTCCATCAGGAAGGCCACGACGTGCAGTACTACGTCGAGGCCGAGAGCGACCGCGAGATCGGCGACGGCTTCGTCCCGAAGACAGACGACTGGGAGGCCGAGGTCGCGTGGGCCGACGTCATCGTATTCGACGACATCTGGATCGGAGACGAAATCGGAACCGGGGAACTGGCCCAGGAGCTTCGTGAGCAGGGAAAAGCGGTCGTCGGCGGGACGCCGAACACCGATCGTCTGGAGGAGGATCGCGGCTACGCCATGGAGATCCTCGAAGAGCACGGCGTGAACACGATCGACCATCAGGTATTTCGCGACTTCGACGACGGGGTCGAGTTCGTCCAGCAGAACCCCGCGCCCTACGTCATCAAGCCGCTCGGCGAGGTCCAGAACGTCAAGCGCTTGCTATACGTCGGCAACGAGGACGACGGCAGCGACGTGATCGACGTCCTGCAGGCCTACAAGAAGGCGTGGGGCCACCGGATGAAAGGGTTTCAATTGCAGCGAAAAGTCGAAGGGGTCGAGGTCGCCATCTGCGGATTCTTCAACGGGAAGGAGTTCGTCGACCAGGTCAATCTCAACTTCGAGCACAAGAAACTCTTCCCCGGGAATATCGGGCCGTCGACCGGCGAGATGGGCACGTCGATGTTCTGGACGAACCACAATCGACTCTTTCAGGAGACGCTCGGCAAACTCGAAGACTGGCTCGCCGAAGAAGGGTACGTCGGCAGTATCGATCTGAACTGTATCGTCAACGGTACCGGCATATATCCCCTGGAGTTTACGCCGCGATTCGGCTACCCGACCCTCTCGATCCAGGAAGAGGGCTTCGAGACGCCGACTGGCGAGTTCTTCCTCGACCTCGCCAACGGTCGTGATCCCGGTCTGGCGGTGCACCGGGGCTACCAGATCGGGATCCGAATCGTCCTGCCGCCGTTTCCCTTCGACGACGAGCAGACCTACGACGAGAATTCGCGGAACGCGGCCGTGGTATTTGAAACAGACTCGCGAGAGGGCGTTCACATCGAGGATTGCAAGAACGTCGACGGACAGTGGCGCGCCGCGGGCGAGAGCGGGATGCCACTCGTGGTCACGGGCAAAGGAGAGACGATGCAGGAAGCGCGCGAGCGGTGTTACGCTCGGGTCGACGATATCGTGATGCCCAATCTGTACTACCGGGACGACATCGGCGAGCGCTGGATCGAGGGCGACGGCGACCGCTTGCTGGCGTGGGGGTATCTGGGCCCGTGA
- a CDS encoding ATP-binding protein → MAQFVDREEEIDQLGDCYDSETADFVVIYGRRRLGKSELVRQSIADRDDAVYYQAVESTAQNQLEQFVDVATAQFPSLENVRRDWEAILEALGEEDAIVVVDEFPFLIEEDESLPSRMQRVWDLELQETEMTLVLVGSSISVMEDKVLSGSAPLYGRRTATIDLGPLSVANAHQFFPAYDPETAITTWSIYGGTPYYLQTVAPDEPLATNVQQAILSERGLLYSEPEFLLRTELRQPNTYFSILRALAHGRRTPNEIAGMAGVESGSLSTYLQKLRRIRLVERHIPVTESSTASKRGRYRIVAPLFRFWFRFVYGNQDQLRMLGDDAYEEVVAPELPDYVSPLFERLCQRALPELVDRQFRDVGQWWFKEHELDVLGLADDGLVAGECKFTSRPVGEGVLADLERTASDVRWSAEPADGETLYVLFSRSGYTADLSAVAEARDDVRLFGLSEILAAY, encoded by the coding sequence ATGGCGCAATTCGTCGACCGGGAGGAAGAGATCGATCAACTCGGCGACTGCTACGACTCCGAAACGGCAGACTTCGTCGTGATATACGGGCGGCGTCGCCTCGGCAAGAGCGAGCTCGTTCGTCAGTCGATCGCCGATCGGGACGACGCCGTCTACTACCAGGCAGTCGAGTCGACGGCGCAGAACCAGCTCGAACAGTTCGTCGACGTAGCGACCGCACAGTTTCCCTCGCTGGAGAACGTTCGCCGAGACTGGGAAGCGATTCTCGAAGCCCTCGGCGAGGAAGACGCAATCGTCGTCGTCGACGAGTTTCCGTTCCTCATCGAGGAAGACGAGTCACTCCCGTCCCGCATGCAGCGTGTCTGGGACCTGGAACTCCAGGAGACGGAAATGACACTCGTTCTCGTCGGCTCCTCGATCAGCGTCATGGAAGACAAGGTCCTCTCCGGGAGCGCGCCGCTGTACGGGCGACGGACGGCGACGATCGATCTCGGCCCGCTTTCGGTGGCCAACGCACACCAGTTCTTCCCGGCGTACGACCCCGAGACGGCGATCACCACGTGGTCGATCTACGGTGGCACGCCCTATTATCTCCAGACAGTCGCTCCTGACGAGCCGTTAGCAACGAACGTTCAGCAGGCGATTCTGTCCGAGCGCGGGCTCCTGTACTCCGAACCCGAGTTTCTGCTCCGAACCGAACTCCGACAGCCGAACACGTATTTCAGTATTCTCCGGGCGCTCGCCCACGGGCGCCGAACCCCGAACGAGATTGCAGGCATGGCCGGCGTGGAGTCGGGCTCTCTCAGTACGTACCTCCAGAAACTCCGCCGAATTCGGCTCGTCGAGCGCCACATCCCCGTGACGGAATCGTCGACAGCCTCGAAACGCGGCCGCTACCGTATCGTTGCGCCCCTGTTCCGGTTCTGGTTTCGGTTCGTCTACGGGAATCAGGACCAGCTTCGGATGCTCGGCGATGACGCCTACGAGGAAGTCGTCGCGCCCGAGTTACCGGACTACGTGAGTCCGCTGTTCGAACGACTCTGCCAGCGCGCGCTCCCCGAACTCGTCGATCGACAGTTCCGCGACGTCGGACAGTGGTGGTTCAAAGAACACGAACTGGACGTCCTCGGCCTCGCCGATGACGGACTCGTCGCGGGTGAATGTAAGTTCACGTCTCGGCCGGTGGGCGAGGGCGTGCTCGCCGATCTGGAACGCACAGCGTCGGACGTTCGGTGGTCGGCCGAGCCAGCGGACGGAGAGACGCTATACGTCCTGTTCAGTCGGTCCGGGTACACTGCCGATCTCAGCGCTGTCGCCGAGGCTCGCGACGACGTGCGACTGTTCGGCCTCTCCGAGATTCTCGCTGCCTATTGA
- a CDS encoding prenyltransferase, protein MSDTGLRTRLDSLLPSEESTLGYLFWLSRPRFWLYLAGPVVVGVAYAADSPSELFSPLAIALFAYFLVPANVFLYGINDVFDADIDQANPKKDDKEVRYEGGPLVIAAVFGCAAVGLALIPFLDAAALFPLGLFYLLATEYSAPPLRFKTTPILDSLSNGLYALPGIAAYGAIEGAYPPVAAIAGAWLWTMAMHTFSAIPDIEPDREAGIRTTATLLGQQRTYAYCALVWAAAAVAFALVHPFLGGVLAIYPLLVVAIAGADVPVDRAYWWYPAINTVVGAILTMAALWVMLYA, encoded by the coding sequence ATGAGTGACACCGGCCTCAGAACGCGACTCGACTCACTGCTCCCCTCCGAGGAGTCGACGCTGGGGTATCTGTTCTGGCTCTCTCGCCCCCGGTTCTGGCTGTATCTCGCCGGCCCGGTCGTCGTCGGCGTCGCCTACGCTGCCGACTCTCCCAGCGAGCTGTTCTCGCCGCTGGCGATCGCGCTGTTCGCGTACTTTCTGGTTCCCGCGAACGTCTTTCTCTACGGGATCAACGACGTCTTCGACGCCGACATCGACCAGGCCAACCCCAAGAAAGACGACAAGGAGGTCCGCTACGAGGGCGGCCCGCTGGTCATCGCCGCGGTCTTCGGCTGTGCCGCCGTCGGGCTCGCGCTGATCCCCTTCCTCGATGCTGCCGCGCTCTTCCCGCTGGGCCTGTTCTACCTCCTGGCGACCGAGTACAGCGCCCCACCCCTCCGGTTCAAGACCACGCCGATACTCGACTCGCTCTCGAACGGACTCTATGCGCTACCCGGGATCGCCGCCTACGGTGCGATCGAAGGCGCGTATCCCCCCGTGGCGGCGATCGCCGGGGCGTGGCTGTGGACGATGGCGATGCACACCTTCAGCGCCATCCCCGACATCGAACCCGACCGCGAGGCCGGCATCCGGACGACGGCGACCCTCCTCGGCCAGCAGCGAACCTACGCCTACTGCGCGCTGGTCTGGGCGGCCGCCGCGGTCGCGTTCGCGCTCGTCCACCCCTTCCTGGGCGGCGTCCTCGCGATCTATCCGCTGCTCGTGGTCGCGATTGCGGGCGCTGACGTCCCGGTCGACCGGGCCTACTGGTGGTATCCCGCGATCAACACCGTCGTCGGCGCGATCTTGACCATGGCGGCCCTCTGGGTGATGCTCTATGCCTGA
- the cruF gene encoding bisanhydrobacterioruberin hydratase, whose product MPDSPLPPLGDGRQAIEAWLDQLVTENRFTIAVVFPLVGAVSLYASARGWLPDPLAFNPWFILAGVLVMRLPLVAGLAPLFDRRAALAIGLLTIYAFGIELLGVTTGWPYGAFEYGIDLGPMLLDKVPIGLPVFFFPLVLNSYLLGLLLLGDRARSAAIRLPAVIALVLAMDLVLDPAAVSLGFWIYDAGGWYYGVPWSNYAGWVLSATISVGLFDIAFDGKRLLSRLRSCRFMLDDLVSFVILWGAINAAFGNWIPLLIAVGFGAGLLATDRFDFDVRETIPGAAWLRARAGGDR is encoded by the coding sequence ATGCCTGACTCCCCGTTGCCGCCGCTGGGAGACGGTCGCCAGGCCATAGAGGCGTGGCTCGATCAGTTGGTGACCGAGAATCGATTCACGATCGCCGTGGTCTTCCCTCTCGTGGGCGCGGTCTCGCTGTACGCCTCCGCGCGCGGCTGGCTCCCCGATCCACTCGCGTTCAACCCCTGGTTCATCCTCGCGGGCGTGCTCGTCATGCGCCTGCCGCTCGTGGCTGGGCTCGCACCCCTGTTCGACCGCCGGGCCGCCCTCGCGATCGGACTCCTGACGATCTATGCCTTCGGGATCGAACTGCTGGGCGTCACGACTGGCTGGCCCTACGGCGCCTTCGAGTACGGGATCGACCTCGGCCCGATGCTGCTGGACAAGGTGCCGATCGGCCTGCCGGTGTTCTTCTTCCCACTCGTGCTCAACAGCTACCTCCTCGGACTCCTGTTGCTCGGCGATCGCGCCCGCTCGGCTGCGATCCGACTGCCCGCCGTGATCGCACTCGTCCTCGCGATGGATCTCGTCCTCGATCCCGCCGCCGTCTCGCTGGGCTTCTGGATCTACGACGCCGGGGGATGGTACTATGGCGTCCCCTGGTCGAACTACGCCGGCTGGGTGCTCTCGGCGACGATCTCAGTGGGACTGTTTGATATTGCCTTCGACGGCAAGCGACTACTTTCCCGCCTGCGATCCTGTAGGTTCATGCTGGACGACCTGGTGAGTTTCGTCATCCTCTGGGGAGCGATCAACGCCGCCTTCGGCAACTGGATCCCGCTGTTGATCGCTGTCGGTTTCGGCGCGGGCCTGCTCGCGACCGACCGCTTCGACTTCGACGTCCGCGAGACGATCCCCGGGGCCGCGTGGCTGCGCGCCCGTGCCGGGGGCGACCGCTGA
- a CDS encoding DUF7571 family protein, with translation MQPCQRCQAVIDEYTLDKQLEPLRDLTVDDFNVCADCVTIVADACVECGGAVYVPRSESDAPDYCPACRSDLIEQTGQDPGWRCESVSS, from the coding sequence ATGCAACCGTGCCAACGCTGTCAGGCGGTCATCGACGAGTATACATTGGACAAACAACTCGAACCCCTGCGAGACCTCACGGTCGACGACTTCAACGTGTGTGCGGATTGCGTGACAATCGTCGCGGATGCGTGCGTGGAGTGCGGCGGCGCGGTCTACGTCCCCCGGAGCGAGTCCGACGCGCCCGACTACTGTCCAGCGTGTCGGTCCGACCTGATCGAACAGACCGGTCAGGACCCCGGCTGGCGGTGCGAATCGGTGTCGAGCTGA
- a CDS encoding L-aspartate oxidase, with protein MSDRSSARREIGDRDVEYRRVRALVIGAGAAGARAAIELVEQGVDPADVLVLGKRDHGDAHTTWARGGVNGALGTHDPEDDWTIHAADTLNEGHFLNEPAKVETVAREMPDRLRELDDWGMAFSRTEAGEIDQRYFGAQSFRRTAFAGDHTGESMLETLIEQAQQRSVPYRDQVMITRLLTEDDRVLGAAGYDQDSGEFLLFEAEQVILAAGGYPGIYERHSSRDDENTGDGPALALEAGARLMDMEFVQFHPTGMAVDESDPEWEPWRGRLVTEAVRGEGGRLYNAQGERFMERYSPDQMELDARDVVARAIAQEIREGRGTDNGGAYLDISHRSREFIAERLPRMYERFQSLGVDMAEDPVEVAPTAHYGMGGVLVDDRGETDVEGLFAIGEAMGGVHGANRLGGNSLAETVAFGRVTGESVAKRLQAGAQHHESGRIETLAASHFADLEATTDRDGSDSPDSVMADLRALMWDHAGILRSAERLQEGLDRLQTLRARTADLTTGDRRSRSFAAALEVGFAITVAETVLQGALERRESRGAHYRTDALEPDPQQQETIVADLDTFGGIRLSRRELDDPSPAVQRALDAGYELDYHQLE; from the coding sequence ATGAGCGACCGGAGCAGTGCCCGGCGAGAGATCGGTGACCGAGACGTCGAGTACCGCCGGGTCCGGGCGCTGGTGATCGGCGCCGGCGCTGCCGGGGCCAGGGCGGCGATCGAGCTCGTCGAGCAGGGGGTCGATCCCGCGGACGTCCTGGTGCTCGGCAAACGCGACCACGGCGACGCGCACACGACCTGGGCTCGTGGGGGGGTCAACGGCGCTCTCGGGACCCACGATCCCGAAGACGACTGGACGATCCACGCCGCAGACACGCTGAACGAAGGACACTTCCTGAACGAGCCCGCGAAGGTCGAGACCGTCGCCCGAGAGATGCCCGACCGACTGCGCGAACTCGACGACTGGGGGATGGCGTTCTCCCGGACCGAGGCGGGCGAGATCGATCAGCGCTACTTCGGGGCGCAGTCGTTTCGCCGAACCGCCTTCGCCGGTGATCACACCGGCGAGTCCATGCTGGAGACACTGATCGAGCAGGCCCAGCAGCGGAGTGTTCCCTACCGAGACCAGGTGATGATCACGCGGTTGCTGACCGAGGACGACCGCGTCCTCGGGGCCGCTGGCTACGACCAGGACAGTGGCGAGTTCCTGCTGTTCGAGGCCGAACAGGTGATCCTCGCGGCCGGCGGCTATCCCGGAATCTACGAGCGTCACTCCTCGCGAGACGACGAGAACACCGGTGACGGGCCCGCGCTGGCGCTGGAGGCCGGCGCGCGGCTGATGGACATGGAGTTCGTCCAGTTCCACCCGACGGGGATGGCCGTAGACGAATCGGACCCCGAGTGGGAACCGTGGCGGGGTCGTCTGGTCACCGAGGCCGTCCGCGGCGAGGGCGGGCGCCTCTACAACGCTCAGGGAGAACGATTCATGGAGCGGTACTCGCCCGATCAGATGGAACTCGACGCGCGGGACGTCGTCGCCCGCGCCATCGCTCAGGAGATCCGCGAGGGTCGCGGGACCGACAACGGCGGCGCCTACCTCGACATCTCACACAGGTCCAGAGAGTTCATCGCGGAACGGCTGCCCCGGATGTACGAGCGCTTTCAGTCACTGGGCGTCGACATGGCCGAGGATCCCGTCGAAGTTGCGCCGACAGCGCACTACGGGATGGGCGGCGTACTGGTCGACGACCGCGGTGAGACCGACGTCGAAGGCCTGTTCGCTATCGGCGAGGCGATGGGCGGGGTCCACGGCGCGAACCGACTCGGTGGGAACTCCCTGGCCGAGACGGTCGCGTTCGGGCGTGTTACCGGCGAAAGCGTCGCCAAGCGACTCCAGGCGGGCGCCCAGCACCACGAATCCGGCCGCATCGAGACGCTGGCAGCGTCACACTTCGCCGACCTCGAGGCGACGACCGATCGAGACGGCTCGGACAGCCCCGACTCGGTGATGGCCGATCTCCGGGCACTCATGTGGGACCACGCCGGAATCCTGCGGTCGGCCGAGCGGCTTCAGGAGGGTCTCGACCGTCTCCAGACGCTCCGCGCACGGACGGCGGATCTGACCACTGGTGACCGAAGGAGTCGATCGTTCGCGGCCGCGCTGGAAGTCGGGTTCGCGATCACCGTCGCCGAGACCGTCCTGCAGGGGGCACTGGAGCGTCGCGAATCCCGCGGCGCCCACTACCGCACCGACGCACTCGAACCCGACCCCCAGCAGCAGGAGACCATCGTCGCCGATCTGGACACGTTCGGCGGGATCAGGCTGTCGAGGCGCGAACTCGACGATCCCAGCCCCGCGGTCCAGCGTGCGCTCGACGCCGGCTACGAACTGGACTATCACCAGCTAGAGTGA
- a CDS encoding DUF7384 family protein: MTEASPDRIVADADVLAADLLVGGDARAALDHVRRHSWLTLLASEALLDDTEAVVADLADPEVATTHRERLEAMCERVDHPDGDHPGLATAYRGGAAHLLSYDERLGSAKMGLSMQPHAALSIRPPDAFARLFDPASVYDLVVEEGAYPGPDADPRG; encoded by the coding sequence ATGACTGAGGCCTCTCCCGATCGGATCGTCGCCGACGCCGACGTGCTCGCGGCGGACCTGCTGGTCGGTGGCGACGCTCGCGCGGCGCTCGATCACGTCCGGCGGCACTCCTGGCTGACCCTGCTCGCGAGCGAGGCGCTGCTCGACGACACCGAGGCCGTGGTGGCCGACCTGGCTGACCCGGAGGTGGCCACAACCCATCGCGAGCGCCTCGAAGCGATGTGCGAGCGCGTCGACCATCCAGACGGTGATCATCCCGGGCTGGCGACGGCCTATCGTGGTGGGGCGGCCCACCTGCTGAGTTACGACGAGCGTCTGGGGTCGGCAAAGATGGGGCTGTCGATGCAGCCGCACGCTGCGTTGAGTATCCGGCCGCCCGACGCCTTCGCTCGATTGTTCGATCCGGCCAGTGTCTACGATCTGGTTGTTGAGGAGGGGGCGTATCCCGGGCCTGACGCTGATCCCCGTGGCTAG
- a CDS encoding DUF7553 family protein: MTRDELANASDLLESAAETTSGDAADRLTEIASQIERLATADRGPDHGRLARWQNALGEVKADVDEATGETIEEALDAIVAYRSTVDGV; this comes from the coding sequence ATGACACGCGACGAACTCGCGAACGCGAGCGATCTGCTCGAATCGGCAGCAGAGACCACAAGCGGCGACGCTGCGGACCGCCTCACCGAGATTGCGTCCCAGATCGAACGCCTCGCGACCGCGGATCGCGGTCCCGACCACGGCCGACTCGCCCGCTGGCAGAACGCTCTCGGCGAGGTCAAAGCCGACGTCGACGAGGCCACGGGCGAGACTATCGAGGAAGCGCTCGACGCGATCGTCGCCTACCGCTCGACCGTCGACGGCGTCTGA
- a CDS encoding phytoene desaturase family protein — protein MGMPSGQRVVVVGGGFGGLSSACYLADAGCDVTLLEKNEQLGGRASRLERDGFVFDMGPSWYLMPDVFERFFGHFDREPGDYYDLQRLDPHYRIFFKDGEAPRASGDRAAEPRDNTVVDISPDRAENRELFASIEDGGGEAFEEYLDTSQTHYETAMEKFVYEDRSRLRDWIDLDVMRAAPIGLQLIGSMQGHVSDYFEHPKLQQIMQYTLVFLGGSPRNTPALYNMMSHVDFNLGVYYPVPKDREGPGGIGVVVDSVVELGEELGVTFETDSEVEEITRRKEGFHVETVDEEIYRPDRVVVNADYRHAEQELLPEHERQYDADYWDKRTYAPSAFLMYMGVEGDVEELAHHTLVLPEDWDPHFQQIFNQPAWPDEPAYYLCVPSKTDDDVAPEGHSNLFVLVPIAPGLRDTEALRERYRERVLDDIADNTGVALRDRIVVEEQFCVDDFVDRYNATEGTALGLAHTLRQTALLRPNNASSAVDGLYFTGSFTTPGIGVPMCLISGEHTAEALLKDR, from the coding sequence ATGGGAATGCCTTCGGGACAGCGAGTCGTGGTCGTCGGCGGTGGCTTCGGTGGACTCTCATCGGCCTGCTATCTCGCCGACGCGGGTTGTGACGTGACGCTACTGGAGAAAAACGAGCAATTGGGCGGCCGGGCGAGCCGCCTCGAACGCGATGGGTTCGTCTTCGACATGGGCCCGTCGTGGTACCTCATGCCCGACGTCTTCGAGCGCTTCTTCGGGCACTTCGACCGTGAGCCGGGCGACTACTACGATCTCCAGCGGCTCGATCCGCACTATCGGATCTTCTTCAAAGACGGCGAGGCGCCACGCGCCTCGGGAGATCGAGCGGCGGAGCCGCGAGACAACACGGTGGTCGACATCAGCCCGGACCGGGCCGAAAATCGCGAGCTGTTCGCGTCGATCGAGGACGGCGGCGGCGAGGCCTTCGAGGAGTATCTCGATACGAGTCAGACCCACTACGAGACGGCGATGGAGAAGTTCGTCTACGAGGATCGCTCGCGCCTGCGCGACTGGATCGATCTGGATGTCATGCGCGCGGCGCCGATCGGTCTCCAGTTGATCGGGTCGATGCAGGGCCACGTCTCGGACTACTTCGAGCACCCGAAGCTCCAGCAGATCATGCAGTACACCCTCGTCTTTCTCGGGGGCTCGCCGCGGAACACGCCCGCGCTGTACAACATGATGAGCCACGTCGACTTCAACCTCGGCGTCTACTACCCCGTTCCCAAAGACCGCGAAGGGCCGGGCGGGATCGGCGTCGTCGTCGACAGCGTCGTCGAGTTGGGCGAGGAACTGGGCGTCACCTTCGAGACCGACAGCGAGGTCGAAGAGATCACCCGCCGCAAGGAGGGCTTCCACGTCGAAACAGTCGACGAGGAGATCTATCGGCCCGACCGCGTTGTGGTCAACGCCGACTACCGCCACGCCGAACAGGAACTGCTCCCCGAGCACGAACGCCAGTACGACGCCGACTACTGGGACAAGCGCACCTACGCGCCCTCGGCGTTCCTCATGTACATGGGCGTCGAGGGCGACGTCGAGGAACTGGCCCACCACACGCTCGTCCTGCCAGAAGACTGGGACCCACACTTCCAGCAGATCTTCAACCAGCCCGCGTGGCCGGACGAGCCCGCCTACTATCTGTGTGTCCCCTCCAAGACCGACGACGACGTCGCGCCCGAGGGCCATTCGAACCTGTTCGTGCTTGTCCCGATCGCCCCCGGCCTCCGCGATACGGAGGCCCTGCGCGAGCGCTATCGCGAGCGCGTCCTCGACGACATCGCTGACAACACCGGCGTCGCCCTTCGAGACCGGATCGTCGTCGAGGAACAGTTCTGCGTCGACGATTTCGTCGATCGCTACAACGCCACCGAGGGGACGGCGCTCGGACTCGCCCACACCCTCAGACAGACCGCGCTGCTGCGGCCGAACAACGCCTCCTCGGCGGTCGACGGGCTGTACTTCACGGGCTCGTTCACGACCCCAGGAATCGGCGTCCCGATGTGTCTCATCAGCGGCGAGCACACGGCCGAGGCGCTCTTGAAAGATCGCTAA
- a CDS encoding ZIP family metal transporter: METNSDTKINKLVDGETVLGIGSVVAFLVVTALGVVAEEWKLLSISWVAFAAMAGGAVLGARTQSRHATRLVWGYGLASGAMVTSAAVFLVPQAIGQHAKIGGFGIAAGVLLGYNAHTIGHRLTHLDLPMNTTAAALAAHALSAGLIIGVIYTAMPELGLLLGLAIVSHKGPAGYAAARRSNLAGESALPILLPAAGVGLTAIPVATVALPTGAAFNAAVFGFAAGVFLHVAMDFLPACEVGGEIQEVAGIEEHSHGLLDRLRTHALVSTSLGGLVVFAAWYLIA; encoded by the coding sequence ATGGAGACTAACTCAGATACAAAGATTAACAAACTAGTCGACGGCGAGACGGTTCTGGGGATCGGGTCGGTCGTGGCGTTTCTGGTCGTCACGGCGCTTGGCGTCGTGGCTGAGGAGTGGAAACTGTTGTCGATTTCGTGGGTCGCGTTCGCGGCGATGGCAGGCGGTGCGGTACTGGGTGCGCGCACGCAGTCGCGTCATGCGACGCGGCTGGTCTGGGGCTACGGGCTGGCAAGCGGCGCGATGGTGACGAGCGCGGCGGTGTTTCTGGTCCCGCAGGCGATCGGCCAGCACGCCAAGATCGGTGGGTTCGGGATCGCCGCGGGCGTCCTGTTGGGGTACAACGCCCACACGATCGGGCACCGACTGACCCATCTGGATCTGCCGATGAACACGACCGCGGCCGCGCTGGCCGCCCACGCTCTCTCGGCGGGGTTGATCATCGGCGTCATCTACACCGCGATGCCCGAACTCGGCCTCCTGCTGGGGCTGGCGATCGTCTCGCACAAGGGACCCGCTGGGTACGCTGCGGCGCGACGCTCGAATCTGGCCGGCGAGTCCGCCCTGCCGATCCTGCTGCCCGCCGCTGGTGTGGGGCTGACCGCGATTCCGGTCGCGACGGTCGCGCTCCCGACGGGCGCGGCGTTCAACGCCGCCGTCTTCGGCTTCGCCGCCGGCGTGTTCCTCCACGTCGCGATGGACTTCCTGCCCGCGTGTGAAGTGGGCGGCGAGATCCAGGAAGTCGCCGGGATCGAGGAGCACTCGCACGGCCTGCTCGACCGACTCCGAACGCACGCGCTCGTCTCGACGTCGCTGGGCGGCCTGGTCGTCTTCGCCGCCTGGTATCTGATCGCCTAG
- a CDS encoding NADH:flavin oxidoreductase/NADH oxidase produces MTRLFSPLDLRDTTIPNRVMVSPMCQYSCEQRDGLATDWHRTHLGSRAVGGAGLVMTEATAVEPRGRISPEDLGIWSDEHADALRPITEFVREQGSVPAIQLAHAGRKAATSRPWDGHDPLGPDEGGWAVVGPTDEPWPYEGEAPPTERLSVEEIESVIDSFRTAAERALNAGFEVTEVHAAHGYLLHEFLSPVTNTREDDYGGDFEGRTRLLREVTQTVRDVWPDEKPVFVRISATDWLPDRESWTLDDSVRLADRLGVDLLDVSGGGIHPDSRPEQAGPNYQVRYAERIREETDLQVGAVGGITTPEQAEALLANERADLAIVGREHLRDPYFALHAAETLDATEEVESPPQYRRAFGF; encoded by the coding sequence ATGACACGGCTGTTCTCGCCGCTCGACCTGCGCGACACCACGATCCCCAACCGCGTGATGGTCTCGCCGATGTGTCAGTACTCCTGCGAACAGCGGGACGGGCTGGCCACCGACTGGCACCGCACGCACCTCGGTTCCCGAGCCGTCGGCGGGGCCGGTCTCGTGATGACCGAAGCGACTGCGGTCGAGCCGCGCGGCCGGATCTCCCCGGAGGATCTGGGGATCTGGTCGGACGAACACGCCGACGCCCTCCGGCCGATCACCGAGTTCGTCCGCGAGCAGGGCTCGGTCCCGGCTATCCAGCTGGCCCACGCCGGGCGCAAGGCCGCCACGTCCCGGCCCTGGGACGGCCACGACCCACTGGGTCCCGACGAGGGCGGCTGGGCGGTCGTCGGCCCGACCGACGAGCCCTGGCCCTACGAGGGCGAGGCCCCGCCGACCGAGCGCCTCAGCGTCGAGGAGATCGAGTCAGTGATCGACTCCTTCCGCACCGCGGCCGAGCGCGCGCTGAACGCCGGCTTCGAGGTCACCGAGGTCCACGCCGCCCACGGCTATCTCCTCCACGAGTTTCTGTCGCCGGTGACTAACACCCGCGAGGACGACTACGGCGGCGACTTCGAGGGACGGACGCGACTCCTCCGGGAGGTAACCCAGACTGTGCGGGATGTCTGGCCCGACGAGAAGCCCGTGTTCGTCCGCATCTCCGCGACCGACTGGCTCCCGGATCGAGAGTCGTGGACCCTCGACGACTCCGTCAGGCTGGCCGATCGTCTCGGTGTCGATCTGCTCGACGTCAGCGGCGGCGGCATCCATCCCGACTCCCGTCCCGAGCAGGCCGGCCCGAACTATCAAGTTCGCTATGCCGAGCGCATCCGCGAGGAGACGGATCTTCAGGTGGGGGCCGTCGGCGGGATCACCACGCCCGAACAGGCCGAGGCGCTGCTCGCAAACGAGCGCGCGGACCTGGCGATTGTCGGGCGCGAACACCTCCGGGACCCCTACTTCGCGCTGCACGCCGCGGAGACCCTCGATGCGACTGAGGAAGTCGAGAGTCCGCCACAGTACCGGCGGGCGTTCGGCTTCTGA